One Thermoanaerobacter pseudethanolicus ATCC 33223 DNA window includes the following coding sequences:
- the glcT gene encoding glucose PTS transporter transcription antiterminator GlcT, which translates to MYQVVKVLNNNVCMAKDDKGMECIVVGKGIGFGKRPGDIIEEDKLEKIFYVQEDVNKIKFSELMEKIRGDVIGIAEEIIAMAEKIKGKKLNEHIHIALADHIAFAIERINMGIEIKNPFDIEIKALYKDDYNIALKALELINQRLNISLPEDEAGFIALHLHAALENAGLSNTVKNTRLVSQLVSTIEKHLGKYIDRDSIDYIRLVTHLRFAIDRVEKNAPVTNELLVSIKKKFKKAYNIAMQVSKIIEDTLQKKVPEEETGYIAIHIQRLINTI; encoded by the coding sequence ATGTATCAAGTGGTAAAAGTTCTTAACAATAATGTGTGTATGGCAAAAGACGATAAAGGTATGGAATGCATAGTCGTTGGAAAAGGTATAGGATTTGGCAAAAGACCAGGTGATATTATTGAAGAAGATAAGTTGGAAAAAATATTCTATGTACAAGAAGATGTTAATAAAATTAAGTTTTCTGAGTTGATGGAAAAGATAAGAGGAGATGTAATAGGTATTGCAGAAGAAATAATAGCGATGGCAGAAAAAATAAAAGGCAAAAAACTTAATGAGCATATACACATTGCACTTGCTGATCACATTGCCTTTGCGATTGAAAGAATAAATATGGGAATAGAAATAAAAAATCCTTTTGATATAGAGATAAAAGCTTTATATAAAGATGATTACAATATTGCATTAAAAGCGTTAGAATTGATAAATCAAAGACTTAACATTTCACTTCCTGAGGATGAGGCGGGTTTTATAGCTCTTCACTTGCATGCTGCTTTAGAAAATGCTGGTTTATCAAATACTGTGAAAAATACCAGATTGGTATCTCAATTAGTGTCTACAATTGAAAAACACTTAGGTAAGTATATTGACAGAGATTCAATTGATTATATAAGGCTTGTAACCCACTTGCGGTTTGCTATTGACAGAGTAGAAAAAAATGCCCCTGTGACAAACGAACTTTTAGTATCAATAAAGAAGAAATTTAAAAAGGCTTACAATATAGCAATGCAAGTATCAAAAATAATAGAAGACACCCTCCAAAAGAAAGTTCCTGAAGAAGAAACAGGATATATTGCAATACACATTCAGCGATTAATCAATACTATTTAA
- a CDS encoding PTS sugar transporter subunit IIA: protein MFNIFKKKKYVDIYSPINGILLKIEDVPDPVFSRKMVGDGVALEPTEGIVYSPVNGTLIQLFPTKHALGIKTEEGLEILIHIGMDTVEMKGNGFESFVSEGEKVKIGNKLLKFDMELVKKEHPLTSPIIITNMDIVDKIVKESYGEEVKAGKTKIMRVYLK, encoded by the coding sequence ATGTTTAACATATTTAAAAAGAAAAAATACGTAGATATATATTCTCCTATTAATGGTATATTATTAAAAATTGAAGATGTGCCAGATCCTGTATTTTCTCGAAAAATGGTAGGAGATGGAGTGGCATTAGAACCCACAGAAGGTATTGTATATTCACCGGTTAATGGAACTCTTATACAATTATTTCCTACAAAACATGCTTTGGGAATAAAAACAGAAGAAGGATTAGAAATACTAATTCATATTGGGATGGACACAGTAGAAATGAAAGGAAATGGATTTGAAAGTTTTGTTTCAGAAGGTGAAAAAGTGAAAATAGGAAATAAGTTGCTTAAATTTGATATGGAATTGGTTAAAAAAGAACATCCCTTGACATCTCCAATTATTATTACTAATATGGATATAGTGGATAAAATTGTAAAAGAATCTTATGGTGAGGAAGTAAAAGCAGGAAAGACAAAGATTATGAGAGTATACCTCAAGTGA
- the nifV gene encoding homocitrate synthase, with translation MTLKKGKKVYIVDTTLRDGEQTAGVVFANNEKIRIAQMLDEIGIDQLEVGIPTMGGDEKETVTKIAKLGLNASIMAWNRAVVKDVQESLECGVDAVAISVSTSDIHIEHKLKKTRQWVLDNMTEAVKFAKKEGVYVSVNAEDASRTDMNFLIEFAKCAKQAGADRLRFCDTVGFLDPFKTYDMVKAIKEAVDIDIEMHTHNDFGMATANALAGMRAGANFIGVTVNGLGERAGNAALEEVVMALKHVYKIDLGIDTTRFREISEYVALASGRQLPAWKAIVGTNVFAHESGIHVDGALKNPHTYEIFNPDEVGLERQIVIGKHSGTAALINKFKEYGRVLTEEEANLLLPHVRKLAIQLKRPLFDKELMYLYEDVIKNREKAI, from the coding sequence ATGACTCTTAAAAAGGGTAAGAAAGTGTACATTGTTGACACAACTTTAAGGGATGGAGAGCAAACTGCAGGAGTTGTGTTTGCAAATAATGAAAAAATCAGAATTGCGCAAATGTTAGATGAAATTGGAATAGATCAATTAGAAGTAGGTATTCCCACAATGGGAGGAGACGAAAAAGAAACAGTTACAAAAATTGCAAAGCTTGGATTGAATGCCAGCATAATGGCGTGGAATAGAGCGGTTGTAAAAGATGTTCAAGAATCTTTAGAATGTGGTGTTGATGCTGTTGCAATCTCTGTGTCTACTTCGGATATTCACATTGAGCACAAGCTTAAAAAGACAAGGCAATGGGTTTTGGACAATATGACTGAAGCAGTGAAATTTGCTAAAAAAGAAGGGGTATATGTTTCTGTCAACGCAGAAGATGCATCTCGTACAGATATGAACTTCCTTATTGAATTTGCGAAATGTGCAAAACAAGCAGGAGCCGATCGTTTGAGATTTTGCGACACCGTAGGATTTTTGGATCCTTTTAAAACATATGATATGGTCAAAGCAATAAAAGAAGCTGTTGACATTGATATTGAAATGCATACCCACAACGACTTTGGAATGGCTACTGCAAATGCTCTTGCGGGTATGAGAGCAGGAGCTAATTTTATAGGAGTTACTGTAAATGGCCTTGGCGAAAGAGCCGGAAATGCTGCTTTAGAAGAGGTTGTAATGGCATTAAAGCACGTCTACAAAATAGATTTAGGAATAGATACAACTAGATTTAGGGAAATTTCCGAATACGTTGCTTTAGCCTCAGGAAGACAGTTGCCAGCATGGAAAGCTATAGTTGGAACAAATGTCTTTGCCCATGAGTCAGGTATTCATGTAGATGGTGCCCTTAAAAATCCTCACACATATGAAATATTTAACCCTGATGAAGTAGGCCTTGAAAGGCAGATTGTGATAGGCAAGCATTCTGGCACTGCGGCTCTTATAAATAAGTTTAAAGAATACGGCAGAGTTTTAACAGAAGAAGAAGCAAATTTGCTTTTGCCGCATGTCAGAAAATTAGCTATACAGCTTAAGAGGCCGCTTTTTGACAAAGAGCTTATGTACCTTTATGAGGATGTTATCAAAAACAGAGAAAAGGCTATATAA
- a CDS encoding ROK family transcriptional regulator has translation MAFNSKVSKELNKELILSCIRNEEFISKIEISKITGISLPSVSKIVDELVEEGKIIQSGIGDSSGGRKPVLYKFNKNFGYFSTVIINKTDMSVYLMNLYGDIIAKDKISVNGADGNDLVFSIVSGITRILSSYNIFVDKLLNICIAAPGYFDYIENRFLIKGIQSLKDVDLHEKLSKKFPNVKIKFASDIHMMALGEWSKVKNKAEKKRIVVINIDRDLRENACFAIVDNGNIVKPGRGYLGRIEESMISLVDINILRKNGYEEIGKLINDFKSNKTRAINLLMNLVDFLTKIIKHIQHYIDPDCIIFHGYIGHQGLIDIVKAKLQGDNLLCDIQKSLLNEEATLYGCIEETLSTLFNQYEMPIKIHNVDFYK, from the coding sequence ATGGCTTTTAATAGTAAAGTATCAAAAGAACTGAATAAAGAACTGATTCTATCCTGTATAAGAAATGAAGAATTTATTTCAAAAATTGAAATTTCAAAAATTACTGGTATTAGTCTACCGTCTGTATCAAAAATAGTGGATGAGTTAGTGGAAGAGGGAAAAATAATACAATCGGGTATAGGTGATTCATCGGGAGGTAGAAAGCCTGTTCTGTATAAATTTAATAAGAATTTTGGATACTTTAGCACCGTGATTATCAATAAAACTGATATGAGCGTTTATTTAATGAACTTATATGGTGATATCATTGCAAAGGATAAAATAAGTGTAAATGGTGCAGATGGTAATGATTTAGTATTTTCTATTGTTAGCGGAATTACACGTATTTTAAGCAGTTATAACATATTTGTTGACAAACTTTTAAACATTTGCATAGCTGCACCTGGATATTTTGATTATATTGAAAATAGATTTTTAATAAAAGGAATACAATCTCTAAAAGATGTTGATTTACATGAAAAATTAAGTAAAAAATTTCCGAATGTTAAAATTAAATTTGCAAGTGATATTCATATGATGGCACTTGGGGAATGGTCAAAAGTAAAGAATAAAGCCGAAAAAAAGAGAATTGTTGTAATAAATATAGACAGAGATCTGAGAGAAAATGCTTGTTTTGCAATTGTAGATAATGGGAATATAGTAAAACCAGGGAGAGGATACCTCGGAAGAATTGAAGAAAGTATGATATCTTTAGTTGATATTAATATATTGAGAAAAAACGGATACGAAGAAATTGGGAAATTAATTAATGATTTTAAATCTAATAAAACACGAGCTATAAATCTTTTGATGAATTTGGTGGATTTTTTAACAAAAATAATAAAACACATCCAGCATTATATAGATCCAGACTGTATTATATTTCACGGATATATAGGACATCAAGGTTTAATAGATATTGTTAAAGCAAAGCTTCAAGGAGATAATTTATTATGTGATATTCAGAAATCATTACTTAACGAAGAAGCTACATTATATGGTTGTATAGAGGAAACTCTATCAACTTTATTTAACCAGTATGAAATGCCGATAAAAATCCACAATGTGGATTTTTATAAATAA
- the nagE gene encoding N-acetylglucosamine-specific PTS transporter subunit IIBC — protein sequence MKWLASVQKLGKALMLPVAVLPAAALLLRLGAPDVFNIPFIMQAGAAVFDNLPLIFAIGIAIGFAEGDGVAALAAAVGYFVLTKGATTINKDINMGVLGGILMGIIAGYLYNKYHDIKLPDFLGFFGGKRFVPIVTAFAAIVLALVMGYVWPPIQNGIYALGEWIIGAGALGVFVYGVLNRLLIPFGLHHVINSLVWFVFGTFKTAAGEVVTGDLNRFFAGDPTAGIFMAGFYPIMMFGLPAAALAMWAAARPNQRKVVSGVLISAALTALLTGITEPIEFAFMFLAPVLYVIHALLTGLSLAITYILGIKAGFGFSAGLIDYVLSYGISTKPLLLLLIGIIYGAIYYVIFYYVIVKFNLPTPGRLEEEATDQYKELSKSEIGGIAAQYVEVLGGVENIQSLEACITRLRLTVKDDTIIDDDKLKKLGATGVMRMGKNALQVIVGTKADLIAQEMKKHMKKAGGKI from the coding sequence ATGAAGTGGTTAGCAAGTGTTCAAAAACTTGGTAAAGCCTTAATGCTTCCAGTTGCAGTTTTACCTGCAGCAGCATTGCTTTTAAGGCTTGGAGCACCTGATGTTTTCAACATTCCTTTTATCATGCAGGCAGGTGCAGCGGTATTTGACAATTTACCCCTCATCTTTGCTATAGGTATTGCAATAGGTTTTGCAGAAGGGGACGGAGTTGCGGCTCTTGCTGCAGCGGTAGGCTATTTTGTACTGACAAAAGGTGCTACCACAATAAACAAAGACATCAATATGGGTGTTTTAGGCGGTATATTGATGGGTATCATCGCAGGTTATTTGTATAACAAATACCATGATATTAAACTTCCTGATTTCTTAGGTTTCTTTGGAGGAAAGAGATTTGTTCCAATTGTAACGGCATTTGCTGCAATTGTACTGGCACTTGTGATGGGGTATGTATGGCCTCCAATACAGAATGGCATATATGCGCTTGGTGAGTGGATAATTGGCGCAGGAGCACTTGGAGTATTTGTATACGGTGTGCTAAATAGGCTTTTGATTCCTTTTGGACTTCATCACGTTATAAACAGTCTTGTCTGGTTTGTTTTTGGTACATTTAAGACAGCAGCTGGCGAAGTTGTAACTGGCGATTTAAACAGGTTCTTTGCAGGAGACCCGACTGCAGGTATCTTTATGGCCGGATTTTATCCGATTATGATGTTTGGACTTCCAGCAGCAGCACTGGCTATGTGGGCAGCAGCTAGGCCGAATCAAAGAAAAGTTGTGTCTGGTGTGTTAATAAGTGCAGCTCTTACAGCTCTTTTAACGGGTATTACTGAACCCATCGAATTTGCATTTATGTTCTTGGCACCAGTACTTTATGTAATACACGCCCTTTTGACAGGTTTGTCTCTCGCTATAACTTATATTCTTGGAATAAAAGCTGGTTTTGGTTTTTCGGCTGGTCTTATTGACTATGTATTAAGCTATGGCATATCTACCAAACCGCTATTACTTCTTTTGATAGGTATCATATACGGAGCAATATACTATGTAATTTTCTATTACGTAATAGTAAAATTCAATTTGCCAACTCCTGGCAGATTAGAAGAAGAAGCAACAGATCAGTATAAAGAATTGTCAAAATCAGAAATTGGAGGTATTGCTGCACAATACGTAGAGGTATTGGGTGGAGTAGAAAATATACAGTCTTTGGAGGCTTGCATAACAAGATTGCGCTTGACTGTAAAAGACGATACAATAATAGACGATGATAAACTTAAAAAGTTAGGGGCGACAGGCGTAATGAGAATGGGCAAAAATGCATTGCAAGTAATTGTTGGTACAAAAGCTGATTTGATTGCACAAGAAATGAAAAAACACATGAAAAAAGCAGGAGGTAAAATTTAA
- a CDS encoding aconitate hydratase produces the protein MNLTQKILSSHLIEGEMVKGQEIAIKIDQTLTQDSTGTMAYLQLEALGIDRVKTELSVAYIDHNTLQQGPENADDHKYIQTVAAKYGIYFSRPGNGICHQVHLERFGRPGKTLLGSDSHTPTAGGLGMLAIGAGGLDVALAMAGEPYRIIMPSIVNVRLTGKLRPWVSAKDVILELLRRLTVKGGVGKIFEYSGDGVKTLSVPERATIANMGAELGATTSIFPSDERTYEFLKAQGREEVFVPLAADEDAEYDEVIEINLDELEPLVALPHSPDNVVKVKDAGRPKVDQVAIGSCTNSSYADLMKVASILRGKVILEHVSLVIAPGSRQVLNMLAKNGALSDLISAGARILESACGPCIGMGQAPATGAISIRTFNRNFYGRSGTKSASVYLVSPEVAAAAALTGYLIDPRELGEAPEVPYVEKFEINDNMIIKPPEDREKVEIIKGPNIKPFPLNTPLSDIEKRVLIKVGDDITTDHIMPSNAKLLPLRSNIPELAKHCFEIIDENFSKRAIEWGGGIIVGGSNYGQGSSREHAALAPLQLGVKAVIAKSFARIHKANLINSGILPLTFVDEKDYEDIEVGDVLKIENAVEQVRSGKKIIIVNVTKGKTFEVTLDVSDRNREILIAGGMINFVKSKKK, from the coding sequence ATGAATCTTACGCAGAAAATACTATCTTCTCACCTCATCGAAGGAGAAATGGTGAAAGGTCAAGAAATAGCCATTAAAATTGACCAAACTTTGACTCAAGACTCCACTGGTACAATGGCGTACCTACAGTTAGAAGCTCTTGGAATAGATAGGGTAAAAACTGAACTTTCGGTTGCTTACATTGACCACAATACATTGCAGCAAGGTCCTGAAAATGCTGATGACCACAAATACATCCAGACTGTTGCAGCAAAATACGGCATATATTTTTCAAGACCGGGCAATGGAATTTGCCATCAGGTACATCTCGAAAGATTCGGAAGGCCTGGGAAAACTCTTTTAGGTTCTGATAGCCATACGCCAACAGCAGGTGGGTTAGGAATGTTAGCTATAGGAGCAGGTGGATTAGATGTTGCTTTGGCTATGGCGGGAGAGCCTTACAGGATTATTATGCCTTCCATTGTCAATGTAAGGCTTACTGGGAAACTTAGACCTTGGGTATCGGCAAAGGATGTAATATTGGAGCTTTTAAGGAGACTGACTGTAAAGGGTGGCGTTGGGAAGATTTTTGAATATTCAGGGGATGGGGTAAAAACCCTATCAGTGCCCGAAAGAGCCACAATTGCTAATATGGGCGCGGAATTAGGGGCTACTACATCAATTTTTCCATCGGATGAAAGGACGTATGAATTTTTAAAAGCCCAAGGAAGAGAAGAGGTATTTGTGCCTTTGGCTGCCGATGAAGATGCAGAATACGATGAGGTCATTGAAATAAACCTTGATGAACTGGAACCTTTAGTAGCACTTCCTCATAGCCCTGATAATGTTGTAAAAGTTAAAGACGCAGGAAGGCCAAAAGTTGACCAAGTTGCTATAGGGTCATGTACAAATTCCTCTTATGCTGATTTGATGAAAGTTGCTTCCATATTGAGAGGCAAGGTTATTCTAGAACATGTAAGTCTTGTAATTGCTCCAGGTTCAAGACAAGTTCTTAACATGCTTGCAAAAAATGGTGCACTTTCAGACCTGATATCGGCAGGTGCAAGAATACTCGAAAGCGCTTGTGGCCCCTGTATTGGTATGGGGCAAGCCCCTGCAACAGGTGCAATTTCGATTAGAACCTTTAATAGAAACTTTTACGGCAGAAGTGGTACAAAGTCGGCATCAGTATACCTAGTAAGCCCTGAAGTTGCTGCTGCTGCAGCTTTGACAGGGTATTTAATAGATCCGAGAGAGTTAGGGGAAGCACCTGAAGTACCTTATGTGGAGAAATTTGAAATTAATGATAATATGATTATAAAACCGCCAGAGGATAGGGAAAAGGTGGAGATAATAAAAGGACCTAATATAAAGCCATTCCCTCTCAATACACCTCTTTCTGATATAGAAAAGAGGGTGCTAATTAAAGTAGGAGATGACATAACTACAGACCATATAATGCCTTCAAATGCTAAATTGTTACCCTTAAGGTCTAATATCCCTGAACTTGCTAAACATTGCTTCGAAATAATAGATGAAAACTTTTCTAAGAGAGCGATTGAATGGGGCGGTGGCATAATTGTCGGAGGAAGCAATTACGGACAAGGCTCCAGCCGAGAGCACGCAGCATTGGCTCCGCTTCAACTGGGAGTAAAGGCTGTCATAGCAAAGTCATTTGCGAGAATACACAAAGCAAACCTTATAAATAGTGGAATTCTTCCTCTTACTTTTGTAGATGAAAAAGATTATGAAGACATTGAGGTTGGGGATGTTTTAAAGATAGAAAATGCTGTAGAACAAGTAAGAAGTGGTAAAAAAATCATAATAGTAAATGTCACAAAAGGAAAAACATTTGAAGTAACTCTTGATGTTTCGGATAGAAACAGAGAGATATTAATAGCAGGCGGTATGATAAATTTTGTAAAAAGTAAAAAGAAATAA